GAAGTGGGTAGCCTAGGttataaatatgaggctaagttctccataTTTTTTGCACCAGTCAAAAATACTTAAAGCTTGTATctgacttttcttttcctctataCTCTTTGATTAaagagtgttgtgaggtgtagttaaatatttgctttgagagagtgtgggtgtactggggtactggtgttagagagaaaaaagtatatatgttgtaacaattttcacatagtgatattctctggttgtcatttggCAACGGCCGTGGTTTTTTCTCCAATAATTGGAAtttccacgttaaattcttgtgttgtgattgtgtctattttatttctctgtgaaaggtattttctcaaggaggaatggtgtattattcccaacaagtggtatcagagtttcggttcggtgggatttattcttagtatgctctgtggtcgcagcctagtctgaccttccacatcagaaaagaattttgtcctgtaacttgaggttgatctttggttgctgttgttgttgctggaagGCAGTGTGACACTGTGAGAGTGCAGTTTGGAAAGGTTCTGGTTAAGGAAAGACCtggtatttaagtgtgtccattgtgacccacctctctttcctggggacccttcctagtgcacggtctacagttgagttatactattccagtatacggttgcaacaatgtcaggatattcaagtgctgtgaagcttgaaatagagaaatttgatggaagaatcaattttgaCTTGTGGCAAATACAAGTCAAGGATGTGTTGATACAATCAGGTTTGCACAAGGCGTAGAAGACAAGAAGTATCCTCATGGTATTGCCGCATTGCCATGGATAAGGATAAGTTGTGGCAATCGGGTCCACAATTGCACACGGGCATTGGTTGGCGTTGAGATGCAAGGTATGTGGCGGAGTTATGTCGATGGCTGAAGAACTTCCAGGAAAAGCCAATTTGGAAGTTGCACCATGAATTTTCAGCAAGGTTTCGATTCGTACCAAGGCGAAATGTTTGGAGTGGTCTAATTCCAAGTGAGTATACTTTCATGATGGAGTATGATAGTTCTCTGAACTATGATTGTCGGTATAGACAATGGCAGCAAAGAATTGTCTGTGTTGACAATGGAAGCTGAAGATGTGTGACTATTTCAATCAAGGTGGAGattgttaggatttggttgaattagtcctaCATTGtttaggatagcaaatggagtgggtggcttaggctataaatatgaggctaaattctccatattttttgcaccagtcggaaacacttaaagcttgtatctgacttttcttttcctctatactctttgattagagagtgttgtgaggtgtagttaaatatttgctttgagagagtgtgggtgtattggggtgccggtgttagagagaaagaagtctatgtgttgtaacaattttcacatagtgatattctctggttgtcatttggCAACGGCCGTGGTTTTTTCTCCAATAATTGGAGTTTTCACGTTAAATttttgtgttgtgattgtgtctattttatttctctgtgaaaggtattttctcaaggaagaatggtgtattattcccaacatatatatatatatatatatatatatatatatattaataaatataaaaaattaatttttgattagttaatatttattatttttataatgattataaaattatattttaatttttatttttgaaaaaaaaaataggatttagattaaaaatttgggtttagaatttaaaatttaagtttaaaatttaagccgtaaaatttaaaatttaaaaaagttgATTGATAAAAATTTgctatttaattaaattttatattaatttatacattttttaactaaataatcAACTATACTAGAATAATCAAATATGTTATACTAGAATAATCCAATTTATAACaaacaattatttaaatttatttatagtagtatgataaaataattatttgagcGACCAAatagttattttatttctataattGATAACTAAATTTTGGTATATAAGTAACATGATTATTCTTGAAAttggttttatttttattttctttttgtaatctatattttaatttaacttaTAAGTTAAGGAAAAAATGCACCTAATTccataatataaataaaactttgtatttttaaatactctataaattttttttattataactaaaaaaattattttttccaCCAAAAATCAAATTCATAGGCTCTTATATTGTATTCatcttattttttgttttgaataaAATACTGAAAAtgaaacaataataaaaatatatgaaatattGGGGGAAAAAGGTATTTTAGTTCTAAATTATTGTAGAGAGCCTATAATAATATACCTTATAGACAAAGACAAAGACAAAGACCAAGACCTTACCAAGAATAATAATAGAAGAAATCCTTTTCCCCCTTCTAAATCAAATAGATTGAACACATATAGATCAAATAGATTGAACACATATAGAGCGTGATTGATTTTTCTCACATCATCATGACAATAACATATGTGGTTTATAGAGAATTTTATAGATAATCaaaatgattaaatttttattttatatatttatatcatcaaatttattttaactTAATTACCACTTATTGATATAACAATTCATACGCTTCCTctaattagtttaaatttttaaaaaagataattttataacataGTATAAAAATTTCTATAACCTAAGACTATTTTTGGATTAAAAAAGGATAAAGATAGAATATCGAGACCAAGATATAAATGacagaaatataaaaattagtatttttatattttatttagtgaCAAACTAGAATAAATTATGAAAGTTCAATTTACTGTTTTTTTTCCATACAAAAAtttaagaagaaaaatataattataaaaactaagATTAATAGgagtaattaaaagaaaaataaaaaataaacggTATCTCttgttattatttttgtgtTCTTCCTGtcagaaaaaatataaaatacactaattcaatttttttggaCATAATATCTTTATCCATATCTTATCTGTTAAATATGATTTTGTATCTTTATGTACTTACTTTAGTGTATTATACTTATAAACATACGCaacttaaatatttaaaattttatttttattgatctaaaaataaaaaaaatttaacatacaataaataaaaaaaagtctaTACAAATTCACGTAAGAGCTTTTGTATGAACTGTGTTTTCACGACACAAGTTTTTGTGAATTTATTCGTTGGCACAATACCAGTTTAGTGATTTTCTCTTTTCATTGTTTGTGCATTTGTGCTTCTATACAATAACAGCAAATTAAAGTCTTGTcccattaaaaaaaatcaactacattattattaattattattatttaatccTCCTTCATCCTTCTAATAGAGATAGCAATGGGGTGGGTAGGAATAGGTTTTTACTCTATCCGATCTCGTCCCACTGCATAATAATTCGTATAGAATCCGTCCCATTTCTACCGGCGGGTAGTAAAACGTTGAATCCTAACCCATCTTTACGGATACTCGTTCCGCCCCTACCCactcctataattattaaaatccaataaataaaataaaacttcaaaatttatataactatcatcacatacataacataaattaagtaaaaatttaaatatgtgATACAATATTATAAatcatttactaattattttacgtatattatacatattatatattaaaattatatatattatatatatagcggAGCGGGTAGAGACGGATATTACCCCATCCCGCCCCTTCCAAGAACCCTCCCTAAACGGATAGAGATGGAATAAGTACCCGCGAATTCAGATGGTATTTTCGTACCTAGCTTCTAATCACCTCATTAATCATAATCCTAATCACCAAACTCTCTCTCATCTGATCTGATCTGATCTATTATCTTCTAACAGGGTGTTCTTTTTAGTCTACTTTTGCATTGTGcgtatattagttaattaaaaagttaaattCTAATATCACTATGTTACCgttgttatattaattatataagtgttgttaaattataattatattttttgttatattttgaaatactatttttcaaataacacttttttaaaaaaattatttaacgataaaaaaaaattactttaattttaacaatattttttattatattataattatcgTAAATACTATAACATAGTCATAGAATAATacgtaatatttttttagtaatttagatatatttttagCGTTAATCAATATCTTCATGTCGCAGTATTGCAGCTAGTACTCGTAAGCAAATGCAACCTTACAGAGAAATTGAACTTGAAGGGAAGTATTTCATTGACGATCGATATAGAAATTGATCATTGGATCGTAAATAAAGTACAccttatttttcttatttatttccaattattgctaaatatttctatatattatatatattatatagatCAATTATTTAATGATCTTTATACAAGTGCTGGTGAATAACTAACGATCCTGATCCCGATTAGGCCAATAATTGGAACTCTTTGCTGCTGCTTACTGCACCCTATAAAATAACATCAAATATCGATCAAATTAGTATAAATATGTATGTAtgtcatatatataatattattagacatgaaaaataattttggggaaaatataaatattatcgTTAACtacaaaataaaagtaattaacaaAGTCTTGTATATTTTCTTATTAACTACTATTACACCTTCCCGTACATGCTTCTCACATATTATTAAATGCCAACTTCGATTCATCCCTAACTATCTTTTGAGCCAAAATTTGTATATTTATATGGTTAAAAAGATAGTATTTAACATAGTATTTAACaagatataaattttattattattttttcattaaaatagAAGTTATAGAGATAACAACGGATTATTAGCGACTGTTTTGATAGCCGTCACTATCTATTAAATCAACGACAATTTTAACTACGACTTTAagaataatatttatataatctATTAACGTTTAAATAAGTTATAAGTAGAAATTAGAAGAGATTATTctctatatgtatatatatatataaaagctCTAACACCATGCTAGAAACCTAAAAAAGagattagaaaaaaaaatatgtgtttactatgaataaaaaaatatgatactATACTCTAACATCACTTATAGAATCTCAAAAAATTGAATAAGATTATGATTATCTCAAATTATTACTTAAGAAAACCTACtatatataaaattcaaaacagaaaaagaaaaaaaagagaaaaatataataataaaaacttaCTTGGAGCAGTTAGTAGTTGGGTAAACTTTGTAGGGACATTTAGTGCCACATAAGCCAGCAATTTGATTAACACGTGTATAATCAATCCCAGGAATAAGGGCAGCCCTATCCTTAATGCATTGGCATGCAGATCTTCTATCATCTCCATTCTTATATCCTTTATTAAGAGAATATATACCTTGGCAGCACAATTGTGACACATTCCCTCCCAAAACTGCATAGGTTACGCATGGAAGTAGCCATACTGTCACTTGGTCACAACTCAATGTTGCTTGACCATGAGAACCAACTATCACCATGCAAGCCATAATTGTAGCTACTAATGCCAACTTAGCCATTGCAAATATggcttttcttaaataatatgatttatttaGTGTATGGTTGTTTGTGTTGAGGTGCAGTTTGTGGGAGATTTATTATATAGAGGGGAGGATTTTGGTTGTAAGCATTGGGGGCTTGAATAAATTTAGAGATAGAGCCATCATAATTGTTTGATTTTTTGCATTATTCATGATGAGAAAATTCAAAGAATAATGTGCCTCATCATGCAAagaaatgtaaaaaaaaaaatgtgagaATTATTAAGGGTGTATATTGGTAAGATTAGACTGAGTAGCCAGATAGATTGCaaatagtatttattaattagttgCTATGTTTATcgataaatataattatttatgtatatatttttttatcagtttaaatctttaaaagaaataatattatatcatgATATCAGAAATTTTTATGAttagaaaacataaaattcaATCTTTATAAATTTGATCTTTATTGAcgcaaaaaaaagaaaagaattttagaaaaaaaaagaaaaaaactcctataaaaaatatttgcgCAAATAAAATATAAGTGTATAAAGTTTAACCAACTCTATCTATCATCAGCAACATAAGTGGAGTCGGGGATAGGTGTAAGAAAAAGTTTTAGAAttcagtatttttattaaaatttaattagtatttaattattaaaaaagtgtataattttatattattaaatataattttatattattaaaaatattaataataattaattaataattataaattataaaatgtaTTGACTTCCTAATACTATTCTAAATGTAATTTGCAATTTTAAGAactataatattaattatatataaataatgcTGTCCATAGTGATTTTTGCCATGTATCACTAAAATATCACGTGTTAACTTGATTGTTTCAGaatattttccttttaattgaagaataaaatatgttgcatatgtatatattttcaggtatatattaaattaaagcCGAGATGATAAGTCTAAAATATCTACCAACATCCATAATATTTCAAGAGATTCATAATTTGAGAAAATAAGATGATTAGTTTACAACATCAACAATAATTTAGCAAATTAGAAGGACTGCGCCAAACTCCAAAGgatgaaagaaaaatagcacaaaAAGACAACCCAACTCAACACTTGGTGTGGAAAAATCTTTGAATCATGTCATATTTTTTCACGCATATATATAGAATAATAGTAGATAATTGaaagcaatactttttgtcttttCTTCCGTTTTTCTACTCTACTCTATGAATAGTCAAGATTAATGTCTGTGGAAGGTGTTAataaccaataaaaataaataaaatcttaaGATATTTTCTGGCGGGATTCACGCAAGATATTATGGTCTTATTAGTTTCTTATGGGTTTATTAATTTTCATAACACTGTCAGAAACATACGCGTTACCAATGGGAAGCTACGTGCAAACGAAAAATAGTGgcaaatttatataattatagtaaTTACTTGTAACGTCTTATGTTTTTGTggtcaaattttataaaatttttttatggttttattTGTTCGTATCTAATTTGAGATACGTTCTCTCAATTATCAGTTTATCACAAACTCAATAATCATCGTGATGAAATCAAacgatttttatttttaaattttgcatttaatttagtatttttttctgtctctctcaaaatatttttatgtagtttatacttttttttctacTTCGATTCTTAAATTCTGCCATATTTCTGAATcatgtgttttttttatttagtactAACTATGCGCTAATTtggttaatttttctttttgatttaaCAGTAATTTTTTACGTGGTTGTGTTATTTATTACTTGTATAAAAATCAgattgtaatataattaaagagactaaattatatacataaaattttactatttatattttttagttgttatattttttgtccATGTTCTTTTTGGTCAAATGCAGTTTCGAACTTTCGGTGTCCAATTTTTTCGTATGTATTAATTTAGAGACTTTGGTAATGGAATAAAAtgatttaattgaaaataaatgttaaaattataaaaagagtaccaaaaaaagtacaaaaagaatacatatttatttttaataaaatagttctaactaattttagaaaataaaaaatactaaccATAATTGATTggaataataactaatttaattattcattattaatttataacaACATTAATGAACAGAATCTTAACTTTTAAAATtcataatattaattttatacctatattttattaatttaataaaaaataaattaaaattaattttatagtaGTTCATTTTCTATCtatgtataaaatttttattcttaatcaaTTTAAAGATATCAAATTCTTAAGTTTTAagtttatctattttaatttttgttgatgccatttttttttaattcaacagtcaaaattttaaattctaattagTATGTGAAATTTTGGAAATATAGTTTAAAgttataaattttgtaatttgatattttttattaaaattaaattttattttaaattaaaaaattatagttaCTTCActaaacaaaattcaaattaacatctataataaaataaaagaaatttttaacaataatattaaatgcaacttttatttaataattcaCTCACTTAGTTTTAATAATAACTCCCTCTTACTATTTTCTAAATTTTCTGATTGTTAGCTCTTGCAATTGATTTTCAGTATTTTCTTTTCTGTGGCAGTCCATTTTAGAAGGCTTCTTAAAAAACAACGAAAGATGAATTTGGTATTTTTGTTTAAGCAATGAAAGAAACAAATAgagaatgaaagaaaagaaagtgaTATGAACCTGAAAGAAATGATGAAATAGACAATGAAAAGATCAAACGTTATTTAGTATGAAGCAGTGAATGCCACcttagtttttttttctatttcaaaATGTTGTTATCATATTAATTATTACGTTTGATTAGATTTATTATTTGATATTAATAAAACGGAAAGAGTACATAAAGAATAcgtaaagataataaaattatgaaagaataagaaaagaaaagatgaagaaattttattaattGGTGATTCATTAAAAATTGTAAACTATGAaggtaaaactaaatatatataaaatattaaaatattgtcctataaaagataaaatcaaataaagataagataaagataaataaagataaaataataataaagacaaAAATTATAACTGAATTTGTGTATTCTGTTGGGCTGAATTTGTGGGTCGTGAGACTTCTTTATTGTTGCCATGGGCTAAAGTGGAAGAGTGGTTTAATACGCCACCACAGATTGGAGGATGAAAGATGTCAAGAACACTAAGTTTATTCAAATTAAGATGGAAGGGTTGAGAAGACAAAGGTTTGGTAAATATGTCAACTAGCTGCCCAGAAGAGGGAATAGGGAGGAGTTTCATCACTCCAACTTGAGCTTTTTGTAGTGATAATCAATCTCTAAATGTTTGGTCAATATGAAGAGCACTCTGATTATCACAATATAAAACTGGGTGAATAGGAGAGATGCGTAAAAATTGTAAACATTTAGTATCCATTGAAGTTCACAAGTTGTGTTAGCAAGTGTACGATATTCTGCTTCAGTGGATGAGCGGATAACGGTGGTTTGTTTTTTGGTCTTCAAAGAGACTAAAGAACTGCCTAAGAAGAAACAATAACCTGATCACCGAGTGTCAGGACATCCAGCCCAATTAGAGTCACTGAAACTGAGAATCTGAATTTCTgattttcttgaaaaaaaagTTCTTTGCCAGGGCTAGTTTTCAGATATCGTAACACATGTTTGGCAGCTTCTTGAAGATGAGATTCAATAGGAGATGCCATAAATTGACTTAATTGTTGAGTGGCATACATGATGTTCGGTCGAGTAGTGGTGAGATAGATAAGACGCCAAACCAAAAAGCGATATACAAAAGGGTCAGCTAGCAGTGGACTTTTGTCTTGATGTAGTCTTGTGGTACTATCCATTGGAACAGAGGCAGGCTTAGCACCTAATAAACCAAAATTCTCTAAAAGATCAAGACAATATTTTCTCTGAGATAAGCAAATTCCTTTCACTGATTGAGCAACCTCAAtacccaaaaaatattttaatgggCCCAAATCTTTAATTCGAAAATGTTGGTGCAAAATAGACTTAATGGCAGCAAGTTCAGAAATGGAATTACCAGTGAAAACGATGTCGTCAACATAGACTAGAAGGATAGAAGTTTGAGCACCAGTGAATTTAACAAATAGACTATAATCAGATAAGGTTTGCTGATATCCATGAGATAGCAAAAGATGAGAAAGTTTGTCATACCACATACGACTAGATTGTCGTAAACCATACAGTGACTTTAGTAGCTTGCAGCATTGATTTGGTCGAGAAGATGTAAATTCGGGTGGCAGAGTCATATAAACATCCTCAAAAAGATCTTCATGTAAGAAAGCATTATTAACATCCAACTGATGTATGGGCCAATGCTTCATAGAGGTCAATGCCAAAACTAATCTGATGGTGGCAGGCTTGACAACAGGGGAAAAAGTTTCCAAGAAATCAATACTTTCAGTCTGAGTGAATCCTTTAGCCACAAGACGTATTTTATATCGATCAACTGAACCATCACGCTTGCATTTGATGTGATAGATCCATTTACAGCCAACCGGCTTAACGCCTACAAGGCAATCAACAAGATGCCAAGTTTTGTTCATCTCAAGAGCATCCAGCTCATCTTTCATAGCACTACGCCAATTAGAATGTTGATTGGAGTCCTTAAAAGACTTTGGCTCTACATTAGAATGTAGAGATAAAAGAAACTTTTTATATGaagatgaaagagaagaaaaaggcATGACTGAAGATAAAGGATACTTGCACTTTGAAGGAGATTGATTTGTAGAGATGAGAGAGGAATTGCACAAATAATCAGAGAGATATGCTGGAGGTCGGTGAGGCCGGTCGGAATGACGAAGACGGGATTGCTCAGGTGGTGAAAAAGGTGACGGGGGAGGAGGAGGTGATGGTGGACTGGTGTCTAGTGCAGAAGGAGAGATGGGTGTGTGTGTTGAAAGAGATTCGGTGGTCATGGGTTCAATTTGGTTAGGAAACGACAATGAGGAAGAAGGATAGGTTGGTGGAGCAAATAAAGAATTAGATGGAGTTGGGTCAATGGGTATAGGTGAGGTTTCAACTGGAAGACTAACTGAATCTTGTTTTTGAGAAGGTGTGTTTGGCAATGTTGGGTTGAGTGTATGGAATTGGACATTTTTGGTGACTAAGAAAAAGatcatttcataaaaaattacatttctatAAATCTCAATTCTTTTATCTTCTAAAACATAAACAATATATCTTTTAAAACCATGTTGAAAGCCAATAAACACAGCCGTTTTTACTCTTGGATCAAATTTTGATCTGTTCGCCATTAGGGTAGAAACAAAACATAAGCATCCAAAAACTTTAAGGTCATGATAATTTGGTGGATGATTGAATAAAATCTCAAATggtgttttaaaattaattgcgAATGATGGAACTTTGTTAAGTAAATAAACAGCATGTTTAACAGTATAAGACCGAAAAGATGATGGTAAATTAGATTGAAATATAAGAACACGAGctatatttaaaatatgttgATGCTTGCGTTCTACCCTTCTATTTTGTTGAGGAGTTTCAACACAACTACATTGATGAATAATGTCATTTGAAGCATAAAAATcatgtaaaataaattttggtCCATTATCAGAACGAATAGTTTTGACTTTAGAGTTGAATTGTGTTTCAACTaaagtaataaatttttttacatgaTTTTTCAGTTCtccttttgattttaataaaacAACCCATGTAAAGCGCCTAAAATCATCaacaatagtaaaaaaatatttatgattatgaataaaattttgtCGAAATGGACCccaaatatcaaaatataataaatcaaaacttgcattggttttgttaaaaatttgtgaaaaaagAAAGTTTCTTTTGCTTAGAAAGATGACAAATATCACAAACCTCATCATAATGCATAGAGATAAAAGGAAAATGTTTATGTAAATGATTAAGTCTTTATCCAAAAAGATGTCCTAAACGAAAATACCATATATTTGAAGGTATAATGGGTGGGGATTGAATAGAATTTATGGAATGTGTAATGGATGGATTTTTACCGAAATTGGATTTAAGGAGATATAATTCCTCTCTCATTCTGCCCAAATCAATCGTCCTCAAATTGTTACTTTgtgcaagaagaagatgaaaaagtgAGTTCACATATGAGTGCTGAAATAATTTTTGAGATGGAGATAATATTAAAGTTGAAATAAGGTAAATAAAGAACATCACGAAGAACCAAGGATGGTGAAAATTGAACAATGCCTTTATAAGAAACGGTAATTTGAGAACCATTTGGTAAATGAACAATGATAGGAAAAATTTGTGTGTAAGAAataaaccaagataaatttgaTGCAAAGTAATCTGTGGCACCAGAATCAATGATCCAAGTGTTCAAGAATGAATCTCGATTTGAAAATTTGTTAACAATAGAAAAATCATTGAAAGAACAAAGATAATGAGTAGTTGGACTTGACAACGATAGGTCTAAGAGAGGCTCTTGATGAAGTTGCTCATATGCCCTTTCTCCTTGACCTAGAATAGAGTAGGGGATTGATTATTCATAGTGGGAGGAGAAGTTGAAAAGATTTTAGGATTTGATTGGTTGGTTTATCCATAGATGTCAGTAGAggagctctgataccataataaaACAGAAAGAGTACATAAAGAATAcgtaaagataataaaattatgaaagaataagaaaagaaaagataaagaaatattattgattagTGATTGATTGAAAATTGTAAACAATGAAGgtaaaactatatatatatatatatatatatatatatatatatatatatatatatatatatatatatatatataaagcattatcctatgaaagataaaagcaaataaagataagaatat
Above is a genomic segment from Arachis stenosperma cultivar V10309 chromosome 1, arast.V10309.gnm1.PFL2, whole genome shotgun sequence containing:
- the LOC130944916 gene encoding non-specific lipid-transfer protein 1-like, with amino-acid sequence MAKLALVATIMACMVIVGSHGQATLSCDQVTVWLLPCVTYAVLGGNVSQLCCQGIYSLNKGYKNGDDRRSACQCIKDRAALIPGIDYTRVNQIAGLCGTKCPYKVYPTTNCSKVQ